The following proteins come from a genomic window of Acinetobacter baumannii:
- a CDS encoding putative solute-binding protein has product MRFSKTLLLAMGLTTISFAAEAKQTICVFDFVGKNGDVYALMKDYQLAAKNWGADIELKVNQNEAVIAEDFKAGKCDGISVSGMRGRQFNSFTGSLDAIGAIPDLKLAVKVMQGLASQTFSKYMVNGRYEVVGVIPVGDAYLLVNDRSINTVAKAAGKKIAVLDYDEAQKIMVQQVGAQAVSADVTNFGAKFNNHQVDIIGAPAAAFKPLELQKGLGTKGAIVNYPILQVTGNIIIRPDKFPAGFGQKSREWVAGQLPRAFTILGKMKADIPQKYWMEVPAADKPGYQKLMRESRINLTQRGVYDKRMMKLLWQFRCKQDAKNFECGLQDENYK; this is encoded by the coding sequence ATGCGATTTTCCAAAACGCTTTTACTTGCGATGGGACTCACAACAATTTCATTTGCAGCCGAGGCCAAACAAACCATATGTGTTTTTGACTTTGTTGGTAAAAATGGCGATGTCTACGCACTCATGAAGGACTATCAGCTTGCAGCGAAAAACTGGGGAGCTGATATCGAACTAAAAGTAAACCAGAATGAAGCAGTGATTGCTGAAGATTTTAAAGCGGGCAAATGTGATGGTATTAGTGTATCAGGCATGCGCGGACGTCAATTCAACTCATTTACGGGATCATTAGATGCAATTGGTGCGATTCCAGATCTCAAACTTGCTGTTAAAGTCATGCAAGGTTTAGCAAGCCAAACCTTTAGTAAATATATGGTCAATGGCCGCTATGAGGTAGTAGGTGTTATTCCGGTAGGAGATGCTTACCTTTTAGTAAACGACCGTAGTATTAATACCGTAGCGAAAGCTGCGGGTAAAAAAATCGCCGTATTAGACTATGATGAAGCACAAAAAATCATGGTTCAGCAGGTGGGAGCTCAGGCAGTGAGTGCAGATGTGACTAACTTCGGGGCCAAATTTAACAATCATCAGGTCGATATTATTGGTGCACCCGCTGCAGCGTTTAAACCTTTAGAGTTACAAAAAGGCTTAGGTACAAAAGGGGCAATCGTTAACTATCCAATCTTACAGGTGACTGGAAATATTATTATTCGTCCAGACAAATTCCCAGCTGGTTTTGGTCAGAAATCTAGAGAGTGGGTGGCTGGTCAGTTACCGCGTGCTTTTACTATCTTGGGTAAAATGAAAGCGGATATTCCGCAAAAATATTGGATGGAAGTACCAGCTGCCGATAAACCGGGTTACCAAAAGCTCATGCGTGAGTCTCGAATTAACCTTACACAACGCGGTGTTTATGATAAACGGATGATGAAACTATTATGGCAATTCCGTTGTAAGCAAGACGCGAAAAACTTTGAATGTGGCTTACAAGATGAGAATTACAAATAA
- a CDS encoding putative solute-binding protein: MKKIVLAMAAASVVGFSASAQAASTVCVFDLLGKAGDSYKMMEEWALAAKGWGTEINLVPRQDEAVADNDFKAGKCDAVAMTAMRARQYNKFAGSIDSLGGVPNNQIAQRAITYVLDARNAAKMTTNLGGKKYEVAGISPLGSAFIFVRDKNINSVEKAAGKKFAVLGYDDAQKIMVQRVGAQAVLSDISNFAAKFNNGQVDMVGAPAYAYKPLELNKGLGANGVMWNFPVLHVTADLVLRADKFPAGFGQKSRDWFVKQLPKSFAMINRLEAQIPGKYKMNLSAEDKLKYQKMLRDGRMDLTKRGIYDAGMMSVLKKARCSVDKANFECSMPGE; encoded by the coding sequence ATGAAAAAAATCGTACTTGCTATGGCTGCCGCTTCTGTTGTTGGTTTTTCTGCTTCAGCGCAAGCAGCGAGTACCGTGTGTGTATTCGACCTCTTAGGAAAAGCAGGCGACTCATATAAAATGATGGAAGAATGGGCTCTAGCTGCAAAAGGCTGGGGTACTGAAATTAACTTAGTTCCTCGTCAGGACGAGGCTGTTGCAGATAATGATTTTAAAGCTGGTAAATGTGATGCCGTAGCAATGACAGCTATGCGTGCTCGTCAATATAACAAATTTGCCGGATCAATCGACTCGCTTGGTGGCGTTCCTAATAACCAAATTGCACAACGTGCTATTACTTATGTATTAGATGCACGTAATGCTGCAAAAATGACAACTAACCTTGGCGGTAAAAAATACGAAGTTGCTGGTATCTCTCCGTTAGGTTCAGCGTTCATTTTTGTACGTGATAAAAACATCAACTCAGTTGAAAAAGCTGCTGGTAAAAAATTCGCCGTGTTAGGTTATGACGATGCACAAAAAATTATGGTGCAGCGCGTAGGTGCTCAGGCAGTTCTTTCTGATATTTCAAACTTTGCTGCTAAATTTAATAATGGTCAGGTAGATATGGTAGGTGCGCCTGCTTATGCTTACAAACCATTAGAATTGAACAAAGGTTTGGGTGCAAACGGTGTAATGTGGAACTTCCCAGTATTACATGTAACGGCTGATTTAGTATTGCGTGCTGATAAATTCCCAGCAGGCTTTGGTCAAAAGTCTCGTGATTGGTTCGTGAAACAATTACCAAAAAGCTTTGCAATGATTAACCGTTTAGAAGCACAAATTCCAGGTAAATACAAAATGAACCTAAGTGCTGAAGACAAACTGAAATATCAAAAAATGTTACGTGATGGCCGTATGGATTTAACTAAACGCGGTATTTACGATGCAGGTATGATGTCTGTATTGAAAAAAGCACGTTGTTCTGTAGACAAAGCTAACTTTGAATGTTCAATGCCTGGTGAATAA
- a CDS encoding alpha/beta fold hydrolase: MDLTKRIHQYTRGAWTFDVIDSGPIDGPLVVLLHGFPETAHSWEQTSELLHEHQFRTFAIHQRGYSLNARPQSRFHYALSELTEDVVVFIKGLGQPVYLIGHDWGSVVASSVAMKYPQYIQHLTLVSVPHQAAFLKACLSSNQLLKSYYFAVFQLPILPELLFKKMPKLGRNFLKSSGMTEKQIKIFETEFIKENRLTTALNWYRGFFWDKPENPFKAIDVPTLFIWGKHDIAVTEKSAKLNSGYFKNNYKAIFMDASHWIPYQNAPELVQCFLESIHDQA; encoded by the coding sequence ATGGATCTGACCAAACGTATTCATCAATACACACGTGGGGCTTGGACATTCGATGTCATTGATTCAGGCCCTATAGATGGCCCTCTCGTGGTTTTATTACATGGCTTTCCAGAAACTGCCCATAGTTGGGAGCAGACTTCGGAATTATTGCATGAGCATCAATTTAGAACATTTGCGATCCATCAACGTGGTTATAGTCTAAATGCTAGACCTCAAAGCCGCTTTCATTACGCTTTAAGTGAACTAACTGAAGATGTCGTAGTTTTTATTAAGGGACTTGGTCAACCAGTTTATTTAATTGGGCACGATTGGGGTTCTGTAGTTGCGTCTAGTGTAGCTATGAAGTATCCGCAGTATATTCAACATCTCACTTTAGTTTCCGTACCCCATCAAGCTGCTTTTTTAAAAGCCTGCTTAAGTAGCAATCAACTACTAAAATCTTATTATTTTGCAGTTTTTCAGCTTCCTATTTTGCCCGAACTTTTATTTAAGAAAATGCCTAAATTAGGCCGTAACTTTCTTAAATCATCTGGCATGACCGAAAAGCAAATTAAAATATTCGAGACTGAGTTTATAAAAGAAAATAGGCTAACTACGGCATTAAACTGGTATCGTGGCTTTTTTTGGGACAAACCTGAAAATCCTTTTAAAGCAATAGACGTTCCCACTCTTTTTATTTGGGGTAAGCATGATATTGCAGTAACAGAAAAAAGTGCCAAGTTAAATTCAGGTTATTTTAAAAATAATTATAAGGCTATTTTTATGGATGCCTCTCATTGGATTCCTTATCAAAATGCACCTGAACTCGTACAATGCTTTTTAGAATCTATACATGATCAAGCATAA
- the tyrS gene encoding tyrosine--tRNA ligase has product MCLGFVMSNFLPAEEQLALIQRGTHEIISEEDLLKKLKENRPLKIKAGFDPTAPDLHLGHTVLINKLKTFQDLGHEVTFLIGDYTAMIGDPTGKSATRPPLSREQVEANAKTYQEQVFKILDPNKTKVRFNSEWFNQKSAADLIQLASQQTVSRMLERDDFTKRYNNHQPIAIHEFLYPLVQGYDSIALEADVELGGTDQTFNLLMGRTLQSRYGQESQVCITVPILEGLDGVNKMSKSLGNYIGVFDAPGAMYQKVLSMPDSLIERYFDLLSFKSLDEIKALLDEIAAGRNPQEVKRILALELVERFHDAEAAANAHKSAGNRITEGEVPADTPEVTISRGEFGGEIFIATILRVAGLNPNAAAAKDAVARGAVKVDWNVVDASFSVKENGTFIIQSGKKAIARVTFTD; this is encoded by the coding sequence ATGTGTTTAGGTTTTGTGATGTCAAATTTCTTGCCCGCCGAAGAACAGCTTGCCCTCATCCAACGAGGCACGCACGAAATTATTTCAGAAGAAGATTTACTGAAAAAGCTTAAAGAGAATCGTCCTCTTAAAATTAAAGCTGGTTTTGACCCTACAGCTCCAGATTTACATTTAGGACATACGGTTCTTATTAATAAACTAAAAACGTTTCAAGATTTGGGTCATGAAGTTACTTTCTTGATTGGCGACTATACCGCCATGATTGGTGACCCAACGGGTAAAAGTGCAACTCGTCCGCCGTTATCACGCGAACAAGTTGAAGCTAACGCTAAAACTTATCAAGAACAAGTTTTCAAAATCTTAGATCCGAATAAAACAAAAGTACGTTTTAACTCAGAGTGGTTTAACCAAAAGTCTGCTGCGGATCTTATTCAGTTGGCAAGCCAGCAAACAGTATCACGTATGTTAGAGCGTGATGATTTCACTAAACGTTATAACAACCATCAGCCAATTGCGATTCATGAGTTCTTATATCCTTTAGTTCAAGGTTATGACTCTATCGCACTTGAAGCAGACGTTGAGTTAGGTGGTACAGACCAAACCTTTAACTTACTCATGGGCCGTACGTTACAAAGCCGTTATGGCCAAGAATCACAAGTGTGTATCACTGTACCAATTCTAGAAGGTTTAGATGGCGTAAATAAAATGTCTAAATCTTTAGGTAACTATATTGGTGTTTTTGATGCGCCAGGTGCAATGTACCAAAAAGTATTATCAATGCCTGACTCTTTAATCGAACGTTATTTCGATTTATTAAGTTTTAAATCTCTAGATGAGATCAAAGCTTTATTAGATGAAATCGCGGCTGGTCGTAATCCACAAGAAGTAAAACGTATTCTTGCACTCGAGTTGGTTGAACGCTTCCATGATGCTGAAGCTGCTGCTAATGCTCATAAGAGTGCTGGTAACCGTATTACAGAAGGTGAGGTGCCGGCAGATACTCCTGAAGTAACTATTTCACGTGGTGAGTTTGGTGGTGAAATCTTTATTGCCACGATTCTTCGCGTAGCAGGATTAAATCCAAATGCAGCAGCTGCAAAAGATGCTGTTGCACGCGGTGCAGTAAAAGTAGACTGGAATGTAGTAGATGCAAGTTTCTCTGTAAAAGAAAACGGGACTTTCATTATTCAGTCTGGGAAAAAAGCAATTGCACGTGTAACTTTCACTGACTAA
- a CDS encoding anhydro-N-acetylmuramic acid kinase, with protein sequence MSAIYIGVMTGTSMDGVDIVAASFEPLQLHATLTVPFEPELRDELMALTLPDDNEIDRMGKADVALAKMIGHGINSLIEKHQLDRSQIKAIGSHGQTIRHRPEHGFTLQIGDPNIITEITQIPVVSDFRRRDMAAGGQGAPLVPAFHQALFQHPSIHRVILNLGGIANVSMLPANNPDGVFGFDTGPANILMDAWCHRHTGHPYDENGDWAAYGHPIRSLLDRLYAHEYFSKEPPKSTGREDFNIDWLDDQLIDWRNDLTYDELEDTPENIQATLLKLTVRAIQKAIYRSNMETGEVYVCGGGAYNSYLLEQLRWRLRKHNWSVQTTDVLGLSPTWVEATAFAWLAMRFVDGLSGNLPAVTGASDFRILGTITAV encoded by the coding sequence ATGAGCGCAATCTATATCGGCGTAATGACTGGCACTAGTATGGATGGTGTGGATATTGTTGCGGCTTCATTTGAGCCACTACAGCTTCATGCCACACTTACAGTTCCATTCGAACCCGAGTTACGTGATGAGCTTATGGCATTAACTTTACCCGATGACAATGAAATTGACCGCATGGGTAAAGCTGATGTTGCTCTAGCCAAAATGATTGGTCATGGGATTAATTCTCTCATTGAAAAGCACCAATTAGATCGTAGTCAAATTAAAGCGATTGGGTCACATGGACAAACCATTCGTCATCGTCCAGAGCATGGTTTTACGCTACAAATTGGCGATCCAAACATTATTACTGAGATCACTCAAATCCCGGTTGTTTCAGATTTTCGTCGTAGAGATATGGCAGCAGGTGGTCAAGGCGCTCCATTAGTGCCTGCATTTCATCAGGCATTATTTCAACATCCAAGCATTCATCGAGTGATTTTGAATTTGGGTGGCATTGCCAATGTAAGTATGTTGCCAGCTAACAATCCGGACGGCGTTTTTGGTTTTGATACGGGACCTGCCAATATTTTGATGGATGCATGGTGCCATCGCCATACAGGCCATCCATATGATGAAAATGGTGACTGGGCAGCTTATGGTCATCCTATTCGTTCGTTACTCGACCGTCTTTATGCTCATGAGTATTTTTCTAAAGAACCTCCTAAAAGTACGGGACGTGAAGATTTCAATATTGACTGGTTAGATGATCAGTTAATCGATTGGCGTAATGATTTAACTTACGATGAGTTAGAAGATACACCAGAAAATATTCAAGCAACCTTATTAAAACTTACTGTGCGTGCTATTCAAAAAGCGATTTATCGTTCTAATATGGAAACAGGTGAAGTTTATGTATGCGGTGGTGGGGCTTATAACTCTTATTTATTAGAACAATTACGCTGGCGTTTACGTAAGCACAATTGGTCAGTTCAAACCACTGATGTTTTAGGACTCTCCCCTACTTGGGTTGAGGCTACAGCATTTGCATGGTTAGCAATGCGTTTTGTGGATGGTTTAAGTGGTAATTTACCTGCGGTAACAGGAGCCTCAGATTTTAGAATCTTAGGCACGATCACGGCGGTATAA
- the erpA gene encoding iron-sulfur cluster insertion protein ErpA, which produces MNAQALVLTDNAANKVRQLRDSEGNDDLMLRVYVTGGGCSGFSYGFNFAESVNEDDAEFVNGDVKMLVDSLSYQYLVGSVVDYVEGLEGSRFIVQNPNATTTCGCGSSFSI; this is translated from the coding sequence ATGAATGCCCAAGCTCTAGTTTTGACAGATAATGCTGCCAATAAGGTACGCCAACTCCGTGATAGTGAAGGGAATGACGATCTCATGTTACGTGTATATGTAACCGGAGGCGGGTGTTCAGGGTTTTCATACGGCTTCAATTTCGCCGAAAGCGTAAATGAAGATGATGCTGAATTTGTAAATGGCGATGTAAAGATGCTGGTTGACTCGCTCAGCTATCAATACTTAGTTGGCTCAGTGGTTGATTATGTTGAAGGCCTTGAAGGTTCACGCTTTATTGTGCAGAACCCGAATGCGACAACAACCTGTGGTTGTGGTTCTTCATTCTCAATTTAA
- a CDS encoding putative solute-binding protein gives MKKRLGIVSAVICCAMGTTHAGQNVCVFDLLGKSGESYKMMEEWALAAKSWQADITLIPFQDEALVDRRLREGKCDAAYMTSMRARNYNKFAGSIDAIGGVTSNAIAQKAISYVLDQRNKHRMLTTQNGTNYEVVGIVQIGLAYLFVRDRNLNSIEKVRGTKFAILQYDAAQKIMVESVGAQPIPSEITDFVKKFNSGQVEAIAAPAYAYKPLEIGKGIGANGAMFTFPVVNVTGDLIARSDKFPANFGMKSREWFIKQLPQNFAMVKRLETGIPPKIKLNFSAEDKLKYQKILREGRLGLTKQGVYDATMMSVLKRARCTIERTNFECTLTGE, from the coding sequence ATGAAAAAAAGATTGGGGATAGTAAGTGCAGTCATTTGCTGTGCTATGGGGACAACACACGCGGGGCAAAACGTATGTGTATTCGATTTATTGGGTAAATCAGGTGAATCCTACAAAATGATGGAAGAATGGGCTCTTGCGGCAAAAAGTTGGCAAGCGGACATTACATTAATTCCATTTCAAGATGAAGCTCTGGTAGATCGTAGGCTGCGTGAGGGTAAATGCGATGCAGCTTATATGACTTCAATGCGAGCACGAAACTACAATAAATTTGCAGGCTCGATTGATGCGATTGGGGGCGTGACAAGTAATGCTATTGCTCAAAAGGCAATTAGTTACGTTTTAGATCAACGTAATAAACATCGCATGCTAACCACACAAAATGGAACAAACTATGAGGTGGTTGGAATTGTCCAGATTGGACTAGCATACTTATTTGTAAGAGATAGAAACCTCAACTCAATTGAGAAAGTACGTGGGACTAAGTTTGCTATTTTGCAATATGACGCAGCCCAGAAAATTATGGTTGAAAGTGTAGGTGCCCAGCCTATTCCTTCTGAGATTACCGATTTTGTGAAAAAGTTTAATAGTGGCCAAGTCGAGGCAATTGCTGCACCTGCTTATGCTTATAAACCTTTAGAAATTGGTAAGGGGATTGGAGCAAATGGAGCTATGTTTACTTTTCCTGTGGTGAACGTCACAGGGGATTTAATTGCAAGAAGTGATAAGTTTCCGGCCAATTTTGGAATGAAGTCTCGTGAATGGTTTATTAAACAGTTGCCACAGAACTTCGCAATGGTAAAACGGTTAGAAACCGGGATTCCTCCTAAAATTAAATTAAATTTTTCAGCCGAAGATAAGTTGAAATATCAGAAAATATTACGTGAAGGTCGCCTTGGCTTAACAAAACAAGGTGTATATGACGCGACAATGATGAGTGTACTCAAGCGCGCACGATGCACCATTGAACGGACAAATTTTGAATGTACGCTGACTGGAGAGTAG